The Triticum aestivum cultivar Chinese Spring chromosome 3A, IWGSC CS RefSeq v2.1, whole genome shotgun sequence genome includes a region encoding these proteins:
- the LOC123061993 gene encoding protein STICHEL-like 4: MPAPDRAGAAGGGHPRGHAHLTNCVHLRHHGGGGGGPASSSGRRRSPASAALMRDLLALQRSRARTLRDPSTRRSVESSSKVAADPDPYTEDDRDGAVDLPARSRRGAKANGALKTLLDQLADNPHPKAARRPRRRFKRGAGAARRAGTAGKAPDRAAAALSLNSSSQEAVCGNKYLFRDGDELRQHVPQDSRNVCGIPWNWSRLHHRGKSILDLAGRSLSCGLSDPKSAAGREPEATASASASRAHLSGSHSLFPVKSERLASSTSSDSDALPLLVEAATSGERNGIGGMAGSYSGELGLFSNRSSEMDSDLLSQARSGTRGSLRSRSRHRSLTQKFAPRTFKDVVGQSLVVQALSNAVLRRKVGLVYVFYGPHGTGKTSCARVFAKALNCHSAEHPRPCDSCISCIAHNVGKSRDVMEIGPVGNIDMDGIVDVLDNVMLSPAPSHYRVFIFDDCDTLPADTWSIISKVIDRAPRRVVFILVGPNLDLPHIILSRCQKFFFPKLKECDIVNTLQWISTSETLDADRDALRLIASRSDGSLRDAEMTLDQLSLLGQRISLSLVQELVGLVSDDKLVDLLDLALSADTVNTVKTLRDITETGVEPLALMSQLATIITDILAGSYIFARERPRRKFFKRPTLSKNDMEKLRQALKTLSEAEKQLRVSNDKATWLAAALLQLAPDKQYMVPSSSTSTSFNHGVLDGSLPGKDVARHSAIEHNGNMARSSYGERRTIKHTSNHHGSSTVTKVNEQSKHSKTENEMIWQAVLESIQSDTLRKMMAKEGKLRSVSLGTGPTVQVIFSSRVNMSNAENFRGQIMQAFESVLHSAIILQIRYESKHDAGAGHDENDTDMISRRSFSKHSSPVSSGGETLVRRLKKDRVVKGASSTKTKWMQSDPHILTEGEIIEVGPSHMHRYPETDNGVRNMNERRNDNAWEEALSSPNQEGVMKQGGKNGNKQRRQNSIVKRKLSLAHVLSKAEVCSQRGGWSRRKAMSIAEKLEQENLRLEPRSRNILCWRTSKTRRKLSSFRVRTGSGRSRAISRLILCGRCISTKSPR; the protein is encoded by the exons ATGCCGGCGCCGGACCGCGCCGGCGCCGCGGGGGGCGGGCACCCGCGCGGCCACGCGCACCTCACCAACTGCGTACACCTGCGCCACCAcgggggaggcggcggagggccCGCGTCCTCCTCGGGCCGGAGGCGGAGCCCCGCGTCGGCCGCGCTGATGCGCGAcctcctcgcgctccagcgctcgcGGGCGCGGACGCTCCGGGACCCGTCCACGCGCCGCTCCGTCGAGTCCTCCTCCAAGGTGGCGGCAGACCCCGACCCGTACACCGAAGACGACCGCGACGGCGCCGTCGATCTCCCCGCCAGGTCCCGGCGCGGCGCCAAGGCCAACGGGGCGCTCAAGACGCTCCTCGACCAGCTCGCCGACAACCCCCACCCCAAGGCGGCCAGGCGCCCCCGCCGCCGCTTCAAACGCGGGGCCGGGGCCGCCCGCCGCGCCGGCACCGCCGGCAAGGCCCCagatcgcgccgccgccgcgctctcCCTCAACTCCAGCTCCCAGGAGGCCGTCTGCGGCAACAAGTACCTCTTCCGCGACGGCGACGAGCTGCGGCAGCATGTGCCGCAGGACTCGCGCAACGTCTGCGGCATCCCGTGGAACTGGTCGCGCCTCCACCACCGCGGCAAGTCTATCCTCGACCTGGCCGGCCGCAGTCTATCGTGCGGGCTCTCCGACCCCAAGTCGGCGGCGGGGCGCGAACCCGAAGCgacggcctccgcctccgcctcgcgCGCGCACCTCAGCGGTTCACACTCTCTTTTCCCGGTCAAGTCCGAGAGGCTGGCTTCCTCCACCAGCTCCGACTCTGACGCTTTGCCTCTGCTCGTCGAGGCGGCCACCTCCGGTGAACGCAATGGCATTGGCGGCATGGCTGGGAGCTACTCCGGGGAGCTCGGGCTATTCTCTAACAGGAGCAGCGAGATGGATTCTGACCTCTTGTCCCAGGCGCGGTCTGGGACACGGGGCTCTCTGCGAAGCCGCAGCCGGCACCGGAGCCTGACACAGAAGTTCGCACCGAGGACGTTCAAGGACGTCGTCGGGCAGAGCTTGGTGGTGCAGGCGCTATCCAACGCCGTCCTAAGGAGGAAGGTCGGGTTGGTATACGTCTTCTATGGGCCGCACGGCACAGGGAAGACATCATGCGCGCGCGTCTTCGCCAAGGCGCTCAACTGCCACTCTGCCGAGCACCCGCGGCCCTGTGACTCGTGCATTTCGTGCATCGCGCACAATGTTGGCAAAAGCAGGGATGTGATGGAGATTGGGCCCGTAGGCAACATCGACATGGATGGAATTGTGGATGTTCTTGACAATGTCATGCTTTCACCGGCACCATCACACTATAGGGTATTCATATTTGATGACTGCGACACATTGCCAGCAGACACTTGGAGCATCATCTCCAAAGTCATTGACCGGGCACCCCGCCGTGTGGTGTTTATCCTTGTTGGTCCCAACCTGGACCTCCCTCATATCATCCTGTCGAGATGTCAGAAGTTTTTTTTCCCCAAGTTGAAGGAGTGTGACATCGTCAACACATTGCAGTGGATTTCCACCAGTGAAACTCTAGATGCGGATAGGGATGCATTGAGGTTAATTGCATCCCGTTCAGATGGATCGTTGAGAGATGCTGAGATGACTCTTGATCAGCTGAGTTTGTTGGGGCAAAGGATTTCTCTGTCTCTTGTCCAAGAACTC GTTGGTTTGGTATCCGATGATAAGCTGGTTGATTTACTTGATTTGGCACTATCTGCTGACACTGTGAACACAGTGAAGACATTACGAGACATTACAGAAACTGGAGTTGAGCCTTTGGCACTGATGTCTCAACTTGCCACGATAATTACTGACATCCTGGCTGGTTCCTACATATTTGCAAGAGAAAGACCACGAAGAAAGTTCTTCAAACGTCCAACCT TGTCAAAAAATGATATGGAGAAACTACGGCAGGCTTTGAAAACACTATCAGAAGCTGAAAAGCAGTTGAGAGTCTCCAATGACAAGGCAACATGGCTGGCGGCTGCTCTGCTTCAGCTTGCTCCTGATAAGCAGTATATGGTGCCAAGTTCATCAACAAGTACGAGTTTCAACCACGGTGTATTGGACGGTTCCCTTCCTGGAAAGGATGTAGCAAGGCACTCAGCTATTGAGCATAATGGTAACATGGCAAGATCTTCTTACGGGGAAAGGAGAACCATTAAACATACATCAAATCACCATGGTTCGTCCACTGTAACCAAAGTGAACGAGCAATCCAAACATAGCAAAACTGAAAATGAAATGATCTGGCAAGCAGTGCTTGAGAGTATTCAGTCAGATACACTACGAAAAATGATGGCCAAAGAAGGAAAGCTAAGATCTGTCAGCCTAGGAACCG GACCGACAGTGCAAGTGATATTCAGCTCACGTGTAAATATGTCCAACGCTGAAAACTTCAGGGGACAAATTATGCAGGCGTTTGAGTCTGTTCTTCATTCTGCTATAATACTTCAAATCCGATATGAATCAAAACATGATGCGGGAGCAGGTCATGATGAGAATGACACTGACATGATATCAAGGAGATCCTTCAGTAAACATAGTAGCCCGGTTTCTTCTGGAGGTGAAACCCTCGTCAGGAGGCTTAAAAAAGACAGGGTTGTCAAGGGAGCTAGTTCTACTAAGACCAAGTGGATGCAATCTGATCCCCACATATTAACAGAAGGCGAGATCATTGAAGTTGGACCTTCTCACATGCACCGGTATCCTGAAACAGATAATGGTGTTCGTAATATGAATGAAAGAAGAAATGATAATGCATGGGAAGAGGCTTTGTCATCACCAAACCAAGAGGGTGTGATGAAACAAGGAGGAAAAAATGGGAATAAACAGCGTCGACAGAACAGCATAGTAAAACGAAAGCTCTCACTTGCTCATGTTCTCAGTAAGGCGGAGGTTTGTTCCCAACGAGGAGGCTGGTCTAGACGAAAAGCTATGTCAATTGCAGAAAAACTGGAACAAGAGAATTT GAGATTAGAGCCTAGATCAAGaaatatactttgttggagaacgTCAAAGACTCGCCGGAAG CTCTCGTCGTTTAGGGTCAGGACTGGAAGTGGAAGGTCACGAGCTATATCGCGGCTTATCCTGTGTGGAAGATGCATTTCCACAAAATCCCCAAGATAA
- the LOC123061995 gene encoding protein Mpv17, with amino-acid sequence MKAIGSGGEWWWNLPSLRRKNDSRRRGRRNQDARGRRRGPPREPLSSSSSDSVGQSRGWPLDFPFQQAVTAACLTLTGDTMAQVHRRIVDRRKRGPEPDSKALVPDLLLNHDWLRGLRIASYGFLLYGPGSYAWYQFLDKSMPKQTLATLSAKVLLNQIVLGPCVISVIFAWNNLWLGKLSELPSKYQNDALPTLLDGFKFWIPVSIVNFGMIPLPARVAFMSSCSIFWNFYLSTTMNK; translated from the exons ATGAAAGCCATCGGAAgcggcggcgagtggtggtggAACCTCCCGTCTCTCCGCCGCAAGAACGAttcgcgccgccgcggccgccgcaaCCAGGACgctcgcggccgccgccgcggccccccGCGGGAGCCgctctcgtcgtcgtcgtcggactCCGTCGGCCAAAGCCGGGGCTGGCCCCTCGACTTCCCGTTCCAGCAGGCCGTGACCGCCGCCTGCCTCACCCTCACCGGCGACACAATGGCGCAGGTCCACCGCCGCATCGTCGACCGCCGGAAACGCGGCCCCGAACCCGACAGCAAG GCTCTTGTACCGGATCTATTGCTCAACCATGATTGGCTTCGTGGGCTCCGTATAGCATCTTACGGGTTTCTTCTCTATGGTCCTGGCTCATATGCATGGTATCAGTTTCTTGACAAAAGCATGCCCAAGCAAACACTCGCGACTCTGTCCGCTAAG GTCCTACTGAACCAGATTGTTCTTGGTCCATGTGTTATCTCTGTAATTTTTGCCTGGAATAACTTGTGGTTAGGAAAATTGTCAGAATTGCCATCTAAGTATCAGAATGACGCCCTTCCCACTCTTCTCGATG GGTTCAAATTTTGGATTCCAGTATCGATTGTTAACTTTGG GATGATTCCTTTGCCTGCTCGTGTTGCCTTCATGTCCTCTTGTTCCATCTTCTGGAACTTCTATTTGTCGACCACAATGAACAAATGA